From a single Falco peregrinus isolate bFalPer1 chromosome 10, bFalPer1.pri, whole genome shotgun sequence genomic region:
- the FAM163A gene encoding protein FAM163A produces MTAGTVVITGGILATVILLCIIAVLCYCRLQYYCCKKDDSTEEEEEEEEEEEEPDLPTHSHLGMCNACSSRMVDGQGSPAPPLSELNHHGAHNYCPTCSPYGSPFYIQTPDMVRNGGERVTYAPACYKEMGPPINMATLQSYPVSRHGLLRESFPNPRAISTEV; encoded by the exons ATGACAGCGGGAACTGTTGTTATCACCGGGGGAATCCTAGCGACGGTGATCCTACTGTGCATCATTGCCGTGCTCTGCTACTGTAGGCTACAG TACTACTGCTGCAAGAAAGATGACTCcactgaggaagaggaggaggaggaggaggaagaggaagagccCGACCTTCCCACACACTCGCACCTCGGCATGTGCAACGCCTGCAGCTCCCGCATGGTGGACGGCCagggcagccccgcgccccccctcAGCGAGCTCAACCACCACGGGGCTCACAACTACTGCCCGACCTGCTCCCCATACGGCTCCCCCTTTTACATCCAGACTCCTGACATGGTGCGCAACGGGGGCGAGAGGGTCACCTACGCCCCCGCGTGCTACAAGGAGATGGGGCCGCCCATCAACATGGCCACCCTGCAAAGCTACCCGGTGAGCCGCCACGGCCTCCTCCGCGAGAGCTTCCCGAACCCGCGGGCTATCAGCACGGAGGTGTAG